From a single Roseibium algicola genomic region:
- a CDS encoding ABC transporter permease has protein sequence MTQAFLARLTQPKGRQGLWMLPLLIAIAISIYLGLRTDQFLGSENLFNLIAQAMPLVITAIGQMFVVVVGGLDLSVGSLISFTTAILALDAPGYVTIPAVFLFAVLVGLSNGLVITRLNVHPIIATLAMQYVILGITRILRPVSGGTVPDIVIQSVGGTFLGVPMPVFWGVAVVLVAWKLLHGSRFGLHLFAIGGGVANGTPDAARNFGVPDRRNILLAYVACSCFAALAGVFLAGRIVSGDPNVGLLFELDAITAVAVGGTQLSGGIGSLQGTVIGALVLALLSNGMNLTNVSPFIQTAIKGGLLLLVVGLQTRKKIGL, from the coding sequence ATGACACAAGCATTTCTCGCGAGATTGACGCAGCCGAAAGGCCGGCAGGGTTTGTGGATGCTACCCTTGCTGATCGCCATCGCCATCAGCATTTATCTCGGCCTTCGCACAGACCAGTTCCTCGGTTCTGAAAACCTCTTCAACCTGATTGCCCAGGCGATGCCGCTGGTCATCACGGCCATTGGCCAGATGTTTGTGGTCGTGGTGGGCGGCCTCGATCTGTCGGTGGGTTCCCTCATCAGCTTCACGACGGCCATTCTGGCGCTTGATGCGCCGGGCTACGTGACGATACCGGCGGTTTTCCTGTTCGCCGTATTGGTTGGCCTCAGCAACGGCCTTGTGATCACCCGGCTGAATGTCCACCCGATCATCGCAACGCTGGCTATGCAGTATGTCATTCTGGGCATCACGCGCATCCTGCGTCCGGTTTCCGGAGGCACCGTGCCCGATATCGTCATCCAGTCGGTCGGCGGCACGTTTCTCGGAGTGCCGATGCCGGTGTTCTGGGGTGTCGCGGTGGTTCTGGTGGCCTGGAAACTGCTGCATGGATCGCGCTTCGGCCTGCATCTGTTTGCGATCGGCGGCGGAGTTGCAAACGGCACGCCGGATGCTGCGCGCAATTTCGGCGTTCCGGATCGTCGCAACATCCTGCTCGCCTATGTCGCCTGTTCGTGTTTTGCGGCCCTTGCCGGTGTCTTCCTGGCCGGCCGGATTGTTTCGGGCGATCCCAATGTCGGTCTCTTGTTCGAACTGGATGCGATTACCGCCGTCGCCGTCGGCGGAACACAGCTCTCCGGCGGTATCGGCAGCCTGCAAGGCACGGTGATCGGGGCACTGGTCCTGGCGCTCCTGTCCAACGGCATGAACCTCACCAACGTGTCGCCCTTCATCCAGACCGCGATCAAGGGCGGTCTCCTGCTCCTGGTCGTGGGGCTCCAGACCCGCAAGAAGATAGGGCTTTGA
- a CDS encoding SGNH/GDSL hydrolase family protein, with amino-acid sequence MANEKSILCFGDSLTWGWIPVVEGAPTMRYPYEQRWTGAMAAELGEGYRIIEEGLSARTTSADDPNDPRLNGSQYLPSALASHLPLDLAIILLGTNDTKPFFNRTPYDIAYGMSKLVGQVLTSGGGIGTPYPAPKCLVVAPPPLTPMPHPYFQGMFGGAHEKSAALAEQYRNMADFMKVDFLSAADHITTDGCDGIHFTAQNNIDLGKAIAGKVREILDRQQAEAA; translated from the coding sequence ATGGCAAACGAAAAGTCGATACTTTGCTTTGGGGATTCGCTGACCTGGGGCTGGATCCCCGTCGTCGAAGGCGCCCCGACAATGCGCTACCCTTATGAACAGCGCTGGACGGGGGCAATGGCCGCCGAGCTGGGCGAAGGGTACCGGATTATCGAAGAAGGCCTCAGTGCCCGCACGACGAGCGCCGATGATCCCAACGATCCCCGTCTGAACGGCAGCCAGTACCTGCCGTCGGCCCTGGCCAGCCATTTGCCGCTGGATCTGGCGATCATCCTTCTGGGAACCAACGACACCAAGCCGTTCTTCAATCGCACGCCCTATGACATTGCCTATGGCATGTCGAAGCTGGTCGGGCAGGTGCTGACAAGTGGTGGCGGCATCGGCACGCCTTATCCAGCGCCAAAGTGCCTTGTCGTTGCACCGCCGCCCCTGACGCCTATGCCGCATCCCTATTTCCAGGGCATGTTTGGCGGGGCCCATGAAAAGTCGGCGGCGCTGGCCGAGCAATACCGGAACATGGCCGATTTCATGAAGGTCGATTTCCTCAGCGCAGCGGACCACATCACCACGGACGGCTGCGACGGCATTCATTTCACGGCCCAGAACAACATCGACCTGGGCAAGGCCATTGCCGGTAAGGTTCGTGAGATCCTGGACCGGCAGCAGGCAGAAGCGGCTTGA
- a CDS encoding sugar ABC transporter ATP-binding protein, with the protein MTCLVEMSNISKSFGGSKAVDGVSLKLMPGTVHALMGENGAGKSTLMKILAGVHQPDSGEIFREGRKAGFETPREALEAGISTVFQELSLLANLTIAENMFLGREPVTAFGTVDRARMRRETRKALAALGLELNPDILVSELSIAERQFVEIAHGIKADASVFILDEPTAALNAADVEVMNAQIRRLRDEGKAIVYISHRMDEIFGICDTVTVLKDGKLVATRPLSGMTPDSLIALMVGRELQDLFPARGKASTETVLDLEDFRIDPGSTPLSLHVNKGEIVALAGLEGQGQQQLLRSLAGLYPASTGTASIKGKILPLPAPKASGIRQLQARKVGFVPEDRKEEGLFLGLSIAHNIAVGLSAVHGELSIAYDYRKAIAETMASMNIKASGPSAPVGTLSGGNQQKVLLGRYLAAGLDLLLIEEPTRGVDIGAKAEIYKLLRSFADEGGAVLVLSRETIELIGLCDRIYVVHGKAIVAELPAETATEHLILNAALSA; encoded by the coding sequence ATGACTTGCCTCGTTGAAATGTCGAACATTTCCAAATCGTTCGGCGGAAGCAAAGCAGTCGACGGTGTGTCACTCAAGCTCATGCCCGGCACGGTCCATGCCCTGATGGGTGAGAACGGTGCCGGCAAGTCGACGCTGATGAAGATCCTGGCCGGTGTCCACCAGCCCGACAGCGGGGAGATCTTCCGCGAGGGGCGGAAAGCTGGTTTCGAGACGCCGAGGGAAGCTCTTGAAGCAGGCATATCGACCGTGTTTCAGGAGCTGTCTCTCCTCGCCAACCTGACAATTGCGGAAAACATGTTCCTTGGCCGCGAGCCGGTAACAGCATTCGGAACGGTCGACAGGGCAAGGATGCGGCGCGAAACCCGCAAGGCCCTTGCCGCGTTGGGGCTGGAGTTGAACCCCGATATTCTGGTTTCCGAGCTGTCGATTGCGGAGCGCCAGTTCGTTGAAATTGCCCATGGTATCAAGGCGGATGCCTCGGTGTTCATTCTGGACGAACCGACAGCCGCGCTGAATGCGGCCGATGTCGAGGTGATGAATGCGCAGATCAGGCGCTTGCGCGATGAAGGCAAGGCGATTGTCTATATTTCACACCGCATGGACGAGATATTCGGCATCTGCGACACGGTGACGGTTCTCAAGGACGGCAAGCTGGTCGCAACGCGGCCCCTGAGCGGCATGACGCCGGACAGCCTCATTGCCCTGATGGTCGGCCGCGAACTGCAGGACCTCTTTCCAGCACGCGGAAAAGCGTCAACAGAAACCGTCCTCGACCTTGAAGACTTCAGGATCGATCCGGGCAGCACACCGCTGTCCCTTCATGTCAACAAAGGCGAGATCGTCGCCCTCGCTGGACTGGAAGGGCAGGGGCAACAGCAATTGCTGAGATCGCTCGCCGGGCTTTACCCGGCTTCGACAGGCACCGCCTCCATCAAGGGCAAGATCTTGCCACTCCCCGCGCCGAAGGCATCGGGCATCCGGCAGCTCCAGGCAAGAAAAGTCGGTTTCGTTCCCGAAGACCGGAAGGAAGAGGGGCTCTTCCTTGGGCTTTCCATCGCCCACAACATTGCCGTCGGTCTGTCTGCCGTGCATGGCGAACTCTCCATCGCGTACGATTATCGCAAGGCCATTGCCGAGACGATGGCCAGCATGAACATCAAGGCGTCCGGTCCATCCGCGCCGGTCGGCACGCTTTCGGGTGGCAACCAGCAGAAGGTGCTCCTGGGGCGCTACCTGGCGGCCGGTCTCGATCTGCTGCTCATCGAAGAACCGACCCGGGGCGTCGACATCGGAGCGAAGGCGGAAATCTACAAGCTGTTGCGCAGCTTTGCGGACGAGGGTGGCGCGGTTCTGGTTCTTTCCCGCGAGACAATTGAGCTCATCGGCCTGTGCGACCGCATTTATGTCGTCCATGGCAAGGCCATTGTCGCGGAGCTCCCCGCCGAAACCGCAACGGAGCACCTGATCCTGAACGCTGCCTTGAGCGCCTGA
- a CDS encoding ABC transporter permease produces MSAIVKHPFLQRLLRVPPAYYVFAILLITLWIARPHMLNANIMGIFIRQVAPLGVLVLAQLLVMRVKSIDLSGGGIILLVNYFISSGIFPGASMPFFIGLSLATGTAIGLFNGWMIGKRRVSAVIVTLAVSIILVGFVQYLSSGKPPGDVPSYLNDIYNIKWGPAPVPVLFWFALTVVMALFLSKTVFGRYVTSVGENPEAAHFSGVPVERTVILAHTLAGFIAAVAALVQTASIAVGSVRVGLDLPILAVAATILGGVVFGRGEGGVWGPFFGVLSFALLFVVMTTFGIDDPGKLIAQGLIILLAAIFYGIRTSRSN; encoded by the coding sequence ATGTCTGCGATCGTGAAGCATCCTTTCCTGCAGCGCCTGCTGCGTGTTCCGCCGGCGTACTACGTGTTCGCCATCCTGCTGATCACGCTCTGGATTGCCAGGCCGCACATGCTCAACGCCAATATCATGGGCATCTTCATTCGCCAGGTGGCGCCGCTCGGCGTGCTGGTACTGGCGCAGTTGCTGGTGATGCGCGTGAAGAGCATCGACCTTTCCGGCGGTGGCATCATCCTGTTGGTCAACTACTTCATTTCCTCGGGTATCTTTCCCGGGGCGTCGATGCCGTTCTTCATCGGGCTCAGTCTGGCAACCGGTACCGCGATCGGTCTCTTCAACGGCTGGATGATTGGCAAGCGCCGGGTTTCTGCGGTTATCGTCACACTGGCGGTCAGCATCATCCTGGTCGGGTTCGTGCAGTATCTTTCAAGCGGCAAACCACCGGGCGACGTGCCGTCCTACCTGAACGACATCTACAACATCAAATGGGGCCCGGCCCCGGTTCCGGTGCTGTTCTGGTTCGCCCTGACCGTGGTGATGGCGTTGTTTCTCTCAAAGACGGTATTCGGCAGATATGTCACTTCGGTCGGCGAGAACCCGGAAGCCGCACATTTTTCAGGGGTACCGGTCGAGCGGACCGTCATTCTTGCCCACACGCTGGCCGGTTTCATCGCAGCTGTTGCAGCCCTGGTGCAAACCGCCTCCATCGCGGTTGGCAGTGTCCGGGTTGGGCTCGATCTGCCTATCCTGGCAGTGGCTGCAACCATTCTCGGCGGGGTCGTCTTCGGCCGGGGTGAAGGCGGTGTCTGGGGCCCGTTCTTCGGTGTCCTGTCCTTCGCCCTCTTGTTCGTGGTGATGACCACCTTCGGCATCGATGACCCGGGCAAGCTCATTGCCCAGGGGCTGATCATCCTGCTCGCCGCCATCTTCTACGGCATCAGAACGTCCAGATCCAATTGA